One stretch of Athene noctua chromosome 27, bAthNoc1.hap1.1, whole genome shotgun sequence DNA includes these proteins:
- the ZAP70 gene encoding tyrosine-protein kinase ZAP-70 translates to MPDAAAHLPFYYGSIARSEAEEYLKLAGMSDGLFLLRQCLRSLGGYVLSMVCNLQFYHYAIERQMNGTYAIAGGKAHCGPEELCEFYSKDADGLCCTLRKPCNRPSGVEPQPGVFDSMRDNMVREYVRQTWKLEGDALEQAIISQAPQVEKLIATTAHERMAWYHGNITRDEAERRLYSGAQPDGKFLLRERKENGTYALSLVYGKTVYHYRIDQDKSGKYSIPEGTKFDTLWQLVEYLKLKPDGLIFYLRETCPNPNMPASAAPVPPTHPSVSRHLGPLNADGYTPDPVGAGKSRLLPMDTSVYESPYSDPEELKDKKLFLKRDHLMIDEVELGAGNFGCVKKGVYKMRKKQIDVAIKVLKSNNEKTVKDEMMKEAQIMHQLDNPYIVRMIGVCEAESLMLVMEMASGGPLNKFLSSKKDEITVSNVVELMHQVSMGMKYLEEKNFVHRDLAARNVLLVNQHYAKISDFGLSKALGVDDSYYKARTAGKWPLKWYAPECILYHKFSSKSDVWSYGVTMWEAFSYGQKPYKKMKGPEVISFIEQGKRMDCPTDCPAEMYSLMQQCWTYRWEERPGFITVENIIRTYYYSIATKTENGPETVNKSQLP, encoded by the exons ATGCCAGATGCTGCTGCTCACCTGCCCTTTTACTACGGCAGCATTGCCAGGTCAGAAGCAGAGGAGTACCTCAAGCTGGCGGGGATGTCGGACGGCCTGTTCCTGCTGCGGCAGTGCCTGCGCAGTCTGGGGGGGTACGTCCTCTCCATGGTCTGCAACCTGCAGTTTTACCATTACGCCATCGAGCGCCAGATGAACGGTACCTACGCCATTGCGGGGGGCAAAGCCCACTGTGGGCCAGAGGAGCTCTGTGAGTTTTACTCCAAGGATGCCGATGGGCTCTGCTGCACCCTCCGCAAACCCTGCAACCGCCCCAGTGGTGTGGAGCCCCAGCCCGGTGTCTTTGACAGCATGAGGGACAATATGGTGCGCGAATATGTCCGGCAGACGTGGAAACTAGAG GGGGATGCACTCGAACAGGCCATCATAAGCCAGGCTCCACAGGTGGAGAAGCTCATTGCCACCACAGCCCACGAGAGGATGGCCTGGTACCATGGGAACATCACCAGGGATGAAGCTGAGCGGAGGCTCTACTCAGGGGCACAGCCTGATGGGAAATTCCT gctgagagaaaggaaggaaaatggcaCCTATGCCCTCTCCCTCGTCTATGGCAAAACAGTGTATCACTATCGGATAGACCAGGACAAGTCTGGGAAGTATTCCATCCCCGAGGGGACCAAGTTCGACACGCTCTGGCAG TTGGTGGAGTACCTAAAACTCAAACCAGACGGGCTGATTTTCTACCTGAGGGAAACCTGTCCCAACCCCAACATGCCAG CATCTGCAGCACCGGTTCCACCGACCCACCCCTCTGTCAGC agaCACCTTGGGCCTCTCAATGCAGATGGATACACGCCAGATCCTGTAG GTGCAGGAAAGTCACGCTTGCTACCCATGGACACCAGTGTCTACGAAAGCCCATACAGTGATCCTGAGGAACTGAAGGATAAGAAACTTTTCCTGAAGAGGGATCATTTGATGATCGATGAAGTGGAACTGGGGGCAGGAAACTTTGGCTGCGTCAAGAAAGGAGTCTACAAAATGAGAAA GAAGCAGATCGATGTGGCCATAAAGGTGCTGAAGAGCAACAATGAGAAAACAGTGAAGGATGAAATGATGAAGGAAGCCCAGATCATGCATCAGCTGGACAACCCCTACATTGTCCGCATGATTGGGGTCTGCGAGGCAGAGTCCCTGATGCTCGTGATGGAGATGGCTTCTGGAGGGCCGCTCAACAAGTTCTTGTCTTCCAAGAA AGATGAGATTACAGTCAGCAATGTTGTGGAGTTGATGCACCAAGTATCCATGGGGATGAAgtacttggaggaaaaaaacttTGTCCACAGGGACCTGGCAGCCAGAAATGTCCTGCTGGTCAACCAGCATTATGCCAAGATCAGTGACTTTGGACTCTCCAAGGCTCTTGGTGTTGATGACAGCTACTACAAG GCCAGGACAGCAGGAAAGTGGCCCTTGAAATGGTATGCCCCTGAGTGCATCCTCTATCACAAGTTCTCCAGCAAGAGTGATGTATGGAGCTACGGTGTGACCATGTGGGAGGCCTTCAGCTATGGGCAGAAACCGTACAAG AAAATGAAAGGCCCAGAGGTCATCAGCTTCATAGAGCAAGGGAAGCGCATGGACTGCCCCACAGACTGCCCGGCAGAGATGTACAGCCTCATGCAGCAGTGCTGGACCTACAG ATGGGAAGAGCGTCCAGGATTTATTACTGTGGAAAACATAATCCGCACCTACTACTACAGCATTGCTACGAAGACAGAAAATGGGCCAGAGACAGTGAACAAGTCTCAACTTCCTtga